From a single Halorussus limi genomic region:
- a CDS encoding fumarylacetoacetate hydrolase family protein: MREVRFRDPAGSTRVGEWTDDGIECAGATYDESEVELLPPSDPSKIVCVGLNYADHAAERDKEPPERPLLFLKPPNTLSAHGDTVTLPAGKERVDHEAELAVVMGEQARNVSADEAMDYVAGFTCMNDVSNRDDQDREQNWVRGKAFDNSAPLGPVLATPDEVPADAGVELRVNGETRQRSSRDEFIWSVPELIEEITTYLTLEPGDVVSTGTPAGVAPLEDGDEVEVEVEGVGVLRHRVRRA, translated from the coding sequence ATGCGAGAAGTCAGATTCCGCGACCCCGCCGGTTCGACCAGAGTCGGCGAGTGGACCGACGACGGCATCGAGTGCGCGGGAGCGACCTACGACGAGTCCGAGGTCGAACTCCTCCCGCCGAGCGACCCCTCGAAAATCGTCTGCGTGGGGCTGAACTACGCCGACCACGCCGCCGAGCGCGACAAGGAACCCCCCGAGCGCCCGCTCCTCTTTCTCAAACCGCCGAATACGCTCTCGGCCCACGGCGATACCGTGACGCTCCCCGCCGGGAAAGAGCGCGTGGACCACGAGGCCGAACTCGCGGTCGTGATGGGCGAGCAGGCCCGGAACGTCTCGGCCGACGAGGCGATGGACTACGTCGCCGGGTTCACCTGCATGAACGACGTGTCGAACCGCGACGACCAAGACCGCGAGCAGAACTGGGTCCGGGGCAAGGCGTTCGACAACTCCGCACCGCTCGGGCCGGTCCTCGCGACCCCCGACGAGGTGCCCGCCGACGCCGGCGTCGAGTTGCGGGTGAACGGCGAGACCCGCCAGCGGTCCTCGCGCGACGAGTTCATCTGGTCGGTCCCGGAGTTGATAGAGGAGATAACGACCTACCTCACGCTCGAACCCGGCGACGTGGTCTCGACCGGTACTCCGGCGGGCGTGGCTCCCCTCGAAGACGGCGACGAGGTAGAGGTCGAAGTCGAGGGCGTCGGCGTGCTTCGCCACCGCGTTCGGCGGGCCTGA
- a CDS encoding DUF7576 family protein, which translates to MPEVYGEYDGDGDVQYAGCIVCGKTIDLFESHPMFEEESVSEVGDVAVRTYHFCSDGCLQEWKRQRETDD; encoded by the coding sequence ATGCCAGAAGTCTACGGCGAGTACGACGGCGACGGGGACGTGCAGTACGCGGGGTGCATCGTGTGCGGGAAGACCATCGACCTGTTCGAGTCCCATCCCATGTTCGAGGAGGAGAGCGTCTCGGAGGTCGGCGACGTGGCGGTGCGGACGTACCACTTCTGTAGCGACGGGTGTCTTCAGGAGTGGAAACGCCAGCGCGAAACCGACGATTGA
- a CDS encoding Dyp-type peroxidase gives MENTGPSEPGASESGPSDPEARELGGSDAGERDPGPSEASGRDAGRGGERGISRRQFAKAAVAIGGASALSACMSRSDDLDVKTGPDDLSTLPARQHAWDEFLNRDQHGNVVAPRHRVLLLLNYAGDGAPSDADRKTAEAAFRSLERAYRRGNDGLLFTVGYSPSYFGRFDAELPDTVDLREPKALAPFEDPEFDCQDAVVHLASDHAEVVLAAEQALIGEKTTVNGVEMAADLSGIFERADRRTGFVGEGLPADHQDVDGIPDSKPVSDDAPLYMGFKSGFQKNQASEDRVTIREGPFAGGTTHQLSKIELNLEQWYQQDSRSQRVGKMFCPVHAEEGLVEGAGDNLGDSAKMEEKGCPAHAEDHARTKGVVGHSQKSARARDDDGSPLMIRRDFDSTDDGQAGLHFVSLQRTISDFVDTRDAMNGEDLAERSAVGQTNNNGILQYMEVLRRGNFLLPPRKHRSLPTPNPV, from the coding sequence GCGACGCCGGAGAGCGCGACCCGGGACCGAGCGAAGCGAGCGGACGCGACGCCGGACGGGGCGGCGAGCGCGGCATCTCCCGACGCCAGTTCGCCAAGGCCGCGGTCGCAATCGGGGGCGCGTCGGCGCTGTCGGCCTGCATGAGCAGGAGCGACGACCTCGACGTGAAGACCGGGCCGGACGACCTCTCGACGCTCCCCGCGCGCCAGCACGCGTGGGACGAGTTCCTGAACCGGGACCAGCACGGGAACGTCGTCGCGCCGCGCCACCGCGTCCTCCTCCTGCTGAACTACGCGGGCGACGGCGCGCCGAGCGACGCGGACCGTAAAACCGCCGAGGCGGCGTTCCGAAGCCTCGAACGCGCCTACAGACGGGGCAACGACGGCCTGCTGTTCACGGTGGGCTACTCGCCGTCGTACTTCGGACGATTCGACGCCGAACTGCCCGACACCGTCGATTTACGGGAACCGAAGGCGCTGGCGCCCTTCGAGGACCCCGAGTTCGACTGCCAAGACGCCGTGGTTCACCTCGCCAGCGACCACGCCGAAGTCGTGCTGGCGGCCGAGCAGGCCCTGATCGGCGAGAAAACGACGGTCAACGGCGTCGAGATGGCGGCCGACCTCTCGGGGATCTTCGAGCGGGCCGACCGCCGGACGGGGTTCGTCGGCGAGGGCCTGCCCGCCGACCATCAGGACGTGGACGGAATTCCCGACTCGAAACCCGTTTCCGACGACGCGCCGCTCTACATGGGATTCAAGTCGGGTTTCCAGAAGAATCAGGCCAGCGAGGACCGCGTGACGATTCGGGAGGGCCCGTTCGCGGGCGGCACCACTCACCAACTCTCGAAGATAGAACTGAATCTGGAGCAGTGGTATCAACAGGACAGTCGGTCCCAGCGCGTCGGAAAGATGTTCTGCCCGGTCCACGCCGAGGAGGGCCTCGTGGAGGGCGCGGGCGACAACCTCGGCGACTCCGCGAAGATGGAGGAGAAGGGCTGTCCCGCCCACGCCGAGGACCACGCCCGGACGAAAGGGGTGGTCGGCCACTCCCAGAAGTCGGCCCGCGCGCGGGACGACGACGGGTCGCCGCTGATGATTCGCCGGGACTTCGACTCGACGGACGACGGGCAGGCGGGCCTGCACTTCGTCTCACTCCAGCGCACCATCTCTGACTTCGTGGACACCCGCGACGCGATGAACGGCGAAGACTTGGCCGAGCGGTCGGCGGTCGGCCAGACGAACAACAACGGAATCCTGCAGTACATGGAAGTCCTGCGCCGCGGGAACTTCCTGCTCCCGCCGCGGAAGCATCGGTCGCTTCCGACGCCGAACCCGGTGTGA
- the rtcA gene encoding RNA 3'-terminal phosphate cyclase, producing the protein MTDDDLLELDGGAGGGQLVRTALALSTVADRPFRMTNVRGDRPTPGLKPQHLAAVDAAAQLCDAEVSGAELGAEELTFRPGSPTGGRVTVDIGTAGSVALLFDALLPVALRLDRPLAVTATGGTDVKWSPTTAHYRRVKLPLVREVGVHAAVECDRTGFYPAGGGEATLWLAPASRSDLTELDLTERGDLTGVRILSTASTDLADADVAERQAVSAVERLREADAPSNEISVVERTLSSVETASPGSALAVVLDYERTTAGFDALGERGKSAEAVGRKAAERALAFLESDGDRSGGKTSVRSAEPTAAAVDSHTGDQLVVFLALAGGKVAIPEVTDHVRTCVDLVTEFGFEVGIDGRDGDLPPVLTAPGERR; encoded by the coding sequence ATGACCGACGACGACCTGCTGGAACTCGACGGCGGCGCGGGCGGCGGCCAACTGGTCCGGACCGCGCTCGCGCTCTCGACGGTCGCCGACCGGCCGTTCCGGATGACGAACGTCCGGGGCGACCGACCGACGCCGGGCCTCAAGCCCCAGCACCTCGCGGCCGTCGACGCCGCGGCGCAACTCTGCGACGCCGAGGTGTCGGGCGCGGAGTTGGGCGCCGAGGAACTGACGTTCCGGCCGGGGTCGCCGACGGGTGGCCGCGTGACCGTGGACATCGGAACCGCGGGGAGCGTCGCCCTGCTGTTCGACGCGCTCCTGCCGGTCGCGCTCCGCCTCGACCGCCCGCTGGCCGTCACCGCGACCGGCGGGACCGACGTGAAGTGGTCGCCGACGACGGCCCACTACCGGCGAGTCAAGCTTCCGCTTGTCCGCGAGGTGGGCGTCCACGCCGCGGTCGAGTGCGACCGGACCGGGTTCTACCCCGCGGGCGGCGGCGAGGCGACCCTGTGGCTCGCGCCCGCCTCGCGGTCGGACCTGACCGAACTCGACCTGACCGAGCGCGGCGACCTCACCGGCGTCCGGATTCTCTCGACCGCGTCGACCGACCTCGCCGACGCCGACGTGGCCGAGCGACAGGCCGTGAGCGCGGTCGAGCGCCTGCGCGAGGCCGACGCGCCATCCAACGAAATTTCCGTCGTCGAGCGAACCCTCTCGTCGGTCGAGACCGCTTCGCCGGGGTCGGCGCTCGCGGTCGTGCTGGACTACGAGCGGACGACCGCGGGGTTCGATGCGCTCGGCGAGCGAGGAAAGTCGGCCGAAGCGGTCGGCCGAAAGGCCGCCGAGCGGGCGCTCGCGTTTCTGGAAAGCGACGGAGACCGCTCCGGAGGAAAAACGTCCGTCAGGTCGGCCGAACCGACCGCTGCCGCGGTCGATTCCCACACCGGCGACCAACTCGTCGTCTTTCTCGCGCTGGCCGGAGGCAAGGTGGCGATTCCCGAGGTGACGGACCACGTGCGGACCTGCGTGGACCTCGTCACCGAGTTCGGTTTCGAGGTGGGGATAGACGGCCGCGACGGCGACCTGCCGCCCGTGCTGACCGCGCCGGGCGAGCGGCGTTGA
- a CDS encoding DUF2267 domain-containing protein, with product MKYDDFMGEVQNRLQLPDTGRAVRATRAVLQSLGERLQAGEADDLAGPLPMEVDFYLESAESGQRFDYDEFVGRVADRANVDRSDAAYYGKVVVGFVSEQVPAAEIEQVRAQLPVDYEDLFGLVDAEEVEE from the coding sequence ATGAAGTACGACGACTTCATGGGAGAAGTCCAGAACCGACTCCAACTGCCGGACACCGGCCGGGCGGTCCGAGCGACCCGAGCGGTCCTCCAGTCGCTCGGCGAACGGTTGCAGGCAGGGGAGGCCGACGACCTCGCTGGACCGCTCCCGATGGAGGTCGATTTCTATCTCGAATCCGCGGAGTCGGGCCAGCGCTTCGACTACGACGAGTTCGTCGGTCGGGTCGCCGACCGCGCGAACGTCGACCGTTCCGACGCCGCCTACTACGGGAAGGTCGTGGTCGGATTCGTGAGCGAACAGGTCCCTGCCGCCGAAATCGAACAGGTCCGAGCGCAACTCCCCGTCGACTACGAGGACCTGTTCGGACTCGTGGACGCCGAGGAAGTCGAGGAGTAG
- a CDS encoding KTSC domain-containing protein, with translation MKAVTVDGERIECDELEEGRHGVVLSHADRVVGYVPYERLARVTETRTPVASSSVRSIGYDEDENALEIEFQSGGIYRYADVAHSTYEEFLSARSHGSYFHENLRGKYDYHRVR, from the coding sequence ATGAAGGCCGTCACGGTCGATGGAGAACGAATCGAGTGCGACGAACTGGAGGAGGGACGCCACGGGGTCGTCCTCTCGCACGCCGACCGGGTCGTGGGCTACGTCCCCTACGAGCGACTGGCGCGCGTCACCGAGACCAGAACTCCGGTCGCGTCGAGTTCCGTCCGGTCCATCGGCTACGACGAGGACGAGAACGCGCTCGAGATCGAGTTCCAGAGCGGCGGCATCTACCGGTACGCCGACGTGGCCCACTCGACGTACGAGGAGTTCCTGAGTGCGCGCTCTCACGGGTCGTACTTCCACGAGAACCTCCGGGGGAAGTACGACTACCACCGAGTCCGGTAG
- a CDS encoding DUF7542 family protein, translating to MADERATVTCPDCGLEESFRKLADARSRIEDHREETGHDPTWELGRLSEGVERAGDEAGICGRSGCGDEESPLFRDDL from the coding sequence ATGGCAGACGAGCGCGCGACGGTGACGTGTCCGGACTGCGGCCTCGAAGAGTCGTTCCGAAAACTCGCGGACGCCCGGTCTCGCATCGAGGACCACCGCGAGGAGACCGGCCACGACCCGACGTGGGAACTCGGCCGCCTCAGCGAGGGCGTCGAACGCGCGGGCGACGAGGCCGGAATCTGCGGTCGCTCGGGGTGCGGCGACGAGGAGTCGCCGCTGTTCCGCGACGACCTGTAA
- a CDS encoding iron transporter, translating into MQRRDFLRAAGPLGLAGLAGCMGTFRTQSSAQSRFTTVENRTEKVYYPTHIDGMTMVGMGGTGRYKVGLMYSLPHAFWTITGENLNLARVGEDVTAHLMATLWDSKTETVLPTSRVDAEILKDGEEVDSRDLWPMLSQNMGYHFGDNVKLDGNGTYTARLSVSPIQARRMGDLKGAFGEQTTVEVEFEHSRGKLGGLSIEQLPDKKGNPGAIEPMDMKTPIAQVPKRSDLPNAVATGVSGDADFVAFAPDESPHFVPDGKSYLAVSARTPYNRYPLPFMSLSAKLTRSGSAVFDDILRGAVDPELGYHYGAAVESVQSGDSLTVTVDAPPQVARHEGYETAFVKMPKMQMTV; encoded by the coding sequence ATGCAACGACGCGACTTTCTGCGGGCGGCCGGACCGCTCGGACTCGCCGGTCTCGCGGGGTGCATGGGGACGTTCCGGACCCAGTCGTCCGCCCAGAGCCGGTTCACCACCGTCGAAAACCGCACCGAGAAGGTGTACTACCCCACTCACATCGACGGTATGACGATGGTCGGGATGGGCGGCACGGGTCGGTACAAGGTCGGCCTGATGTACAGTCTCCCCCACGCCTTCTGGACGATAACCGGCGAGAACCTGAACCTGGCCCGGGTCGGCGAGGACGTCACGGCCCACCTGATGGCGACCCTCTGGGACTCGAAGACCGAGACGGTCCTGCCGACCTCCAGAGTCGACGCCGAGATTCTGAAGGACGGCGAAGAGGTCGATTCGCGGGACCTCTGGCCCATGCTCTCGCAGAACATGGGCTACCACTTCGGCGACAACGTGAAACTCGACGGGAACGGGACCTACACCGCGCGACTCTCGGTCAGTCCGATACAGGCCCGTCGGATGGGGGACCTGAAGGGCGCGTTCGGCGAGCAGACGACCGTCGAGGTGGAGTTCGAACACTCTCGCGGGAAGTTGGGAGGCCTCTCCATCGAGCAACTCCCCGACAAGAAGGGCAATCCCGGAGCCATCGAACCGATGGACATGAAGACGCCCATCGCCCAAGTTCCCAAGCGTTCGGACCTTCCGAACGCCGTCGCCACCGGCGTCAGCGGCGACGCCGACTTCGTGGCGTTCGCCCCGGACGAGTCGCCCCACTTCGTGCCCGACGGCAAGTCGTACCTCGCGGTCTCGGCCCGGACGCCGTACAACCGCTACCCCCTGCCGTTCATGTCTCTGTCCGCGAAACTGACCCGGAGCGGGTCGGCGGTGTTCGACGACATCCTCCGGGGGGCGGTGGACCCCGAACTGGGCTACCACTACGGCGCGGCGGTCGAGAGCGTGCAGTCGGGCGACTCGCTGACGGTTACGGTGGACGCCCCGCCGCAGGTCGCGCGCCACGAGGGCTACGAGACCGCATTCGTGAAGATGCCGAAGATGCAGATGACGGTGTAA
- a CDS encoding sodium:calcium antiporter gives MVLGGFLPNSPAVHVLVIAVATGLIWFGSGWLESSAEHLASHYGLPAVVQGSIVVAVGSSFPELASVVFTALAGSFDMGVGAIVGSAIFNILVIPGLAGTTTDEDVESSRTIVYKEAQFYMIAVSVLLITFALAVIYYPTDGASLGGNLTRPLAVIPLLLYGLYLFIQWQDVRDHESGDDASDVAVLRQWGKLAVGLLVILVAVEQLVGAVEGLNHTFGIPQFLAGVTIIAAATSLPDTLVSVRAARTGSGATSLGNVLGSNTFDLLVAIPLGVLIVGAAPVNFAVAVPMMGVLTLATILLFVVLRTDLSLTGSESYVLLAAYLLFVAWVVSETVGLTDVIQGA, from the coding sequence ATGGTACTCGGAGGATTCCTCCCGAACTCGCCGGCCGTCCACGTGCTCGTCATCGCGGTGGCGACGGGCCTCATCTGGTTCGGCAGCGGGTGGCTCGAAAGTTCAGCCGAACATCTCGCGTCCCACTACGGCCTTCCGGCGGTCGTGCAGGGCTCTATCGTCGTCGCGGTCGGGTCGAGTTTCCCGGAACTCGCGAGCGTCGTCTTCACCGCGCTCGCGGGGTCGTTCGACATGGGCGTCGGCGCCATCGTCGGGTCGGCGATATTCAACATCCTCGTCATCCCCGGATTGGCGGGGACCACGACAGACGAGGACGTCGAATCGAGTCGGACTATCGTGTACAAGGAGGCGCAGTTCTACATGATAGCGGTCTCCGTGCTGCTGATTACGTTCGCGCTCGCGGTCATCTACTATCCGACGGACGGCGCGAGTCTCGGGGGGAACCTGACCCGCCCGCTGGCGGTCATCCCTCTCCTACTGTACGGCCTCTACCTCTTCATCCAGTGGCAGGACGTACGCGACCACGAGAGCGGGGACGACGCAAGCGACGTCGCGGTGCTGCGCCAGTGGGGTAAACTGGCCGTCGGACTCCTCGTCATCCTCGTCGCCGTCGAGCAGTTGGTCGGCGCAGTCGAGGGACTCAATCACACGTTCGGCATCCCGCAGTTCCTCGCCGGTGTCACCATCATCGCCGCGGCGACTAGTCTCCCGGACACGCTGGTGAGCGTCCGGGCGGCCCGTACCGGGAGCGGGGCGACGAGCCTCGGGAACGTGCTGGGTTCGAACACGTTCGACCTGCTGGTCGCCATCCCACTCGGAGTACTCATCGTGGGCGCCGCCCCGGTCAACTTCGCCGTCGCCGTCCCGATGATGGGCGTACTGACGCTCGCGACGATTCTGCTCTTCGTCGTCCTTCGGACCGACCTCTCGCTGACCGGGAGCGAGTCGTACGTGCTGCTGGCGGCGTACCTCCTGTTCGTCGCGTGGGTCGTCAGCGAAACCGTCGGACTCACCGACGTGATTCAGGGCGCGTAA
- a CDS encoding phosphoribosyltransferase, which yields MFRDRTDAGRQLADLLDDHDVTADVVLGIPRGGLPVARPVADALGAPLDVVVASKIGAPNNPELAVGAVASDGSIWRNEELLDRLGVSDEYVERERESEAEAARAKLERYRGTDELPDLTDQRVVVVDDGLATGATTIAALRQVRAAGASHVVLAVPVGSPDAVERLRPEADEVIAIETPPHFSAVGQFYDSFGQVSDEEAMSYLER from the coding sequence ATGTTTCGAGACAGAACCGACGCCGGACGACAGTTAGCGGACCTGCTCGACGACCACGACGTGACCGCCGACGTGGTACTGGGGATACCGCGGGGCGGCCTCCCGGTCGCGCGCCCGGTCGCCGACGCGCTCGGCGCGCCGTTGGACGTGGTCGTGGCGTCGAAAATCGGCGCACCGAACAACCCGGAACTCGCGGTCGGCGCGGTGGCCAGCGACGGGTCGATCTGGCGAAACGAGGAGTTGCTCGACCGACTCGGCGTGAGCGACGAGTACGTCGAGCGCGAACGCGAGTCGGAGGCCGAGGCCGCTAGAGCGAAACTGGAACGCTACCGCGGCACCGACGAACTGCCCGACTTGACCGACCAACGCGTGGTCGTAGTGGACGACGGCCTCGCCACGGGCGCGACGACCATCGCGGCGCTCCGGCAGGTGAGGGCCGCGGGCGCGAGTCACGTCGTCCTCGCCGTCCCGGTCGGGTCGCCCGACGCCGTGGAGCGACTCCGGCCCGAGGCCGACGAGGTCATCGCCATCGAGACGCCGCCGCACTTCAGCGCGGTCGGTCAGTTCTACGACTCGTTCGGGCAGGTCTCCGACGAGGAAGCGATGTCGTATCTCGAACGCTGA
- a CDS encoding aryl-sulfate sulfotransferase, whose amino-acid sequence MSNESKTRFSRPWLVRGVVLLVIVSLLAPSAVSALTYEPSDTNLQKGTIESPANGTTVISIQGFKFKGQANGKKPARLVGVGPRGDVQWVHNGSDKGITWFYDVDPTDDGNLLVTGTQHVAGQKDPTLVYKLNPQTGEKLWTETFESAHDTHDVDLINGDQLLVANMRNYNPEKKVNEDRIFIYDRSKEEVVWQWQFRNHTDWSKKQGGQYAAKDGKGDDWTHVNDVDKIAEGQYLISPRNMDQVMVINRSTKEIDMRLGSDNNYSVMNEQHNPTYLESENGTPTILVADSHGDRVVEYAKRGGDWKRTWEVGSRQSFNWPRDADRLPNGNTLITDSNNHRVIEVNSQGEIVWEFYAPWAPYDAERITYGDEAGGPTIADQNAEGDYKLTGSAGLTPGTGDKLTFSQWLTAAFAGTPVAEPVGSFATQWSKIAPWVRPVWMGPWDFVGAVVAGLLLVGWVLGELVYNRKRISSGVKRRIA is encoded by the coding sequence ATGTCGAACGAGTCGAAGACGCGCTTTTCGCGGCCTTGGTTGGTACGCGGCGTGGTGTTATTGGTCATCGTGTCGCTGCTCGCCCCCTCCGCGGTCTCCGCCCTCACGTACGAACCGAGCGATACGAACCTCCAGAAGGGGACCATCGAGTCCCCGGCGAACGGAACCACGGTCATCTCGATTCAGGGCTTCAAGTTCAAAGGGCAGGCCAACGGGAAGAAGCCCGCGCGCCTCGTCGGAGTCGGTCCCCGCGGCGACGTCCAGTGGGTTCACAACGGGAGCGACAAGGGCATCACGTGGTTCTACGACGTGGACCCGACCGACGACGGGAACCTCCTCGTCACGGGAACTCAGCACGTCGCGGGACAGAAGGACCCGACGCTGGTCTACAAACTGAACCCCCAGACCGGCGAGAAACTCTGGACCGAGACGTTCGAGAGCGCCCACGACACCCACGACGTGGACCTCATCAACGGCGACCAACTGCTGGTCGCCAACATGCGAAACTACAACCCCGAGAAGAAGGTCAACGAGGACCGCATCTTCATCTACGACCGGAGCAAAGAGGAAGTCGTCTGGCAGTGGCAGTTCCGCAATCACACCGACTGGTCGAAGAAGCAGGGCGGCCAGTACGCCGCCAAGGACGGGAAGGGCGACGACTGGACCCACGTCAACGACGTGGACAAGATAGCCGAGGGCCAGTATCTCATCTCCCCGCGGAACATGGACCAGGTGATGGTCATCAATCGCTCCACGAAGGAGATCGACATGCGCCTCGGGAGCGACAACAACTACTCGGTGATGAACGAGCAGCACAACCCGACCTACCTCGAAAGCGAGAACGGGACGCCCACCATCCTCGTGGCCGACAGTCACGGTGACCGCGTGGTCGAGTACGCCAAGCGCGGCGGAGACTGGAAGCGCACGTGGGAAGTCGGGTCGCGCCAGAGCTTCAACTGGCCCCGCGACGCCGACCGCCTGCCGAACGGCAACACGCTCATCACCGACTCGAACAACCACCGAGTCATCGAAGTGAACTCGCAGGGCGAAATCGTCTGGGAGTTCTACGCGCCGTGGGCGCCCTACGACGCCGAGCGCATCACCTACGGCGACGAGGCGGGCGGCCCGACCATAGCCGACCAGAACGCCGAAGGCGACTACAAACTCACCGGGAGCGCGGGTCTTACGCCCGGCACCGGCGACAAACTGACCTTCTCGCAGTGGCTGACCGCGGCGTTCGCCGGAACACCCGTCGCCGAACCGGTCGGGTCGTTCGCCACGCAGTGGTCGAAGATCGCACCGTGGGTCCGGCCGGTCTGGATGGGTCCGTGGGACTTCGTCGGCGCAGTCGTCGCGGGACTCCTGCTGGTCGGTTGGGTCCTCGGCGAACTCGTGTACAACCGCAAGCGAATCTCCAGCGGCGTCAAGCGGCGCATCGCCTGA
- a CDS encoding transcription initiation factor IIB has protein sequence MTSTRIQSYDEQTEVTEPERTDEQETEREDEQICPECGGTVTADEEHGETVCTECGLVVEEDNVDRGPEWRAFDSAEKDEKSRVGAPTTKMMHDKGLSTNIGWQNKDAYGKSLGSRQRQKMQRLRKWNERFRTRDSKERNLKQALGEIDRMASALGLPEDVRETASVIYRRALDEDLLPGRSIEGVATSALYAAARQTGTPRSIDEVANVSRIDEMEFKRTYRYIVRELSLQIQPADPEQYVARFASELGISDESERRARELLRNAKRQGLHSGKSPVGLAAAAVYAGPLLTNEKVTQAEVSDVAQVSEVTIRNRYHELLEASESGTVPA, from the coding sequence ATGACGAGTACACGCATCCAAAGCTACGACGAACAGACCGAAGTAACCGAACCCGAGCGAACCGACGAGCAGGAGACCGAACGCGAGGACGAGCAGATCTGCCCCGAGTGCGGCGGCACGGTCACCGCCGACGAGGAACACGGCGAGACCGTCTGTACCGAGTGCGGTCTCGTCGTCGAGGAGGACAACGTGGACCGCGGGCCGGAGTGGCGCGCGTTCGACTCGGCCGAGAAGGACGAGAAGTCCCGCGTCGGCGCGCCGACGACCAAGATGATGCACGACAAGGGCCTCTCGACCAACATCGGCTGGCAGAACAAGGACGCCTACGGGAAGTCGCTCGGTTCCCGCCAGCGCCAGAAGATGCAGCGCCTGCGCAAGTGGAACGAGCGATTCCGCACGCGTGACTCCAAGGAGCGCAACCTCAAGCAGGCGCTCGGCGAAATCGACCGCATGGCCTCCGCGCTCGGCCTCCCCGAGGACGTGCGCGAGACCGCGTCGGTCATCTACCGGCGCGCGCTCGACGAGGACCTCCTCCCGGGTCGTTCCATCGAGGGCGTCGCCACCAGCGCGCTCTACGCCGCGGCCCGCCAGACCGGGACGCCCCGGTCCATCGACGAGGTGGCCAACGTCAGCCGCATCGACGAGATGGAGTTCAAGCGGACGTACCGCTACATCGTCCGGGAACTCAGCCTCCAGATTCAGCCCGCCGACCCCGAGCAGTACGTCGCCCGGTTCGCCAGCGAACTCGGCATCTCCGACGAGTCCGAGCGCCGCGCCCGGGAACTGCTCCGGAACGCCAAGCGACAGGGCCTCCACAGCGGCAAGTCGCCGGTCGGACTCGCCGCCGCCGCGGTCTACGCCGGACCGCTCCTGACCAACGAGAAGGTGACGCAGGCCGAGGTCAGCGACGTCGCGCAGGTCAGCGAAGTGACAATTCGGAACCGCTACCACGAACTGCTCGAAGCGTCCGAAAGCGGTACGGTCCCGGCCTAA